The following are from one region of the Phormidium sp. PBR-2020 genome:
- a CDS encoding 2Fe-2S iron-sulfur cluster binding domain-containing protein, translating to MSNTYHVTLHHQGETYEIDVPESKTVLQVAHDQDIDLPSSCYAGVCTTCAAKILKGEVSQEDGMGVSPELQAEGYALLCVSYPKSDLVIETEKENEVYQQQFGQS from the coding sequence ATGTCCAACACCTATCACGTCACCCTGCATCACCAAGGCGAAACCTACGAGATTGACGTTCCTGAGTCAAAAACGGTCTTGCAAGTCGCCCATGACCAAGATATTGACCTTCCCAGTTCCTGTTATGCGGGGGTTTGTACGACCTGTGCGGCGAAAATTCTAAAGGGGGAAGTGTCCCAAGAGGATGGCATGGGAGTCAGTCCGGAACTGCAAGCCGAAGGCTATGCCCTACTCTGTGTCTCCTATCCTAAGTCGGATTTGGTGATTGAGACGGAGAAGGAAAACGAGGTCTACCAACAGCAGTTTGGTCAGTCCTAA
- a CDS encoding DUF3326 domain-containing protein, with protein sequence MYTAVLIIPTGIGASIGGYAGDAIPVVRALSGVCDRLITHPNVLNAAQLYWSDPNIFYVEGLGLDRFAAGTWGLRPVVQNRVGLLLDAGIEPELRLRHLQAADAMRGSLGLQLTDYLVTDAPLGVQLRTAASGASWGTLDNPGSLLRGAKRLIEGAGAEAIAVVARFPEESPEQLQDYRSGSGVDAIAGAEAVISHLIVREFGIPAAHAPALSPLPPEPNLSPRAAAEELGYTFLPCVLMGLSRAPQFVPAGDCRPQDLRSPDVDVVIVPEGACGGSAILSWSQGATQIITVAENSTQMRCPAASLGIEALSVRSYLEAIGAIAAHRSGVHPPSLQPQIAPLTHL encoded by the coding sequence ATGTACACCGCTGTTCTGATTATCCCAACGGGTATTGGCGCTAGTATTGGGGGCTATGCGGGGGATGCCATTCCGGTGGTTCGGGCCTTGTCTGGGGTCTGCGATCGCCTGATTACCCATCCCAATGTCCTCAATGCGGCCCAACTCTATTGGTCTGATCCCAATATCTTCTATGTAGAAGGGTTGGGGTTAGATCGCTTTGCGGCGGGAACTTGGGGATTGCGGCCAGTGGTGCAGAATCGGGTGGGGTTGCTTCTCGATGCGGGGATTGAACCGGAGTTGCGCTTACGTCATCTGCAAGCAGCGGATGCGATGCGGGGGAGTTTGGGACTCCAGTTGACGGATTATCTGGTCACGGATGCGCCTCTGGGGGTGCAGTTGCGAACAGCCGCCTCGGGGGCCAGTTGGGGAACGTTGGACAATCCAGGGAGCCTGCTACGGGGCGCTAAACGGCTGATTGAGGGGGCCGGGGCGGAGGCGATCGCCGTGGTGGCCCGGTTTCCCGAGGAGTCCCCGGAACAGCTACAAGACTATCGTAGTGGCTCTGGGGTGGATGCGATCGCCGGCGCGGAAGCGGTCATCAGTCATCTCATTGTCCGGGAGTTTGGCATCCCGGCGGCCCACGCCCCGGCCCTGTCGCCTCTCCCCCCCGAACCCAACCTATCCCCTCGGGCCGCCGCTGAAGAGTTAGGCTATACCTTCCTTCCTTGCGTTTTAATGGGCCTGAGTCGCGCCCCCCAATTCGTCCCGGCGGGGGATTGTCGCCCCCAGGATCTGCGATCGCCCGATGTGGATGTGGTGATTGTCCCTGAAGGCGCCTGTGGCGGCAGTGCTATCCTAAGTTGGAGTCAGGGCGCAACCCAAATCATTACCGTTGCTGAGAACTCAACCCAGATGCGTTGTCCCGCCGCCAGTTTAGGGATTGAGGCCCTATCCGTGCGATCGTATCTTGAAGCCATCGGGGCGATCGCCGCCCACCGCAGTGGCGTTCATCCCCCGTCCCTACAGCCCCAGATTGCGCCCCTCACGCATCTGTAA
- a CDS encoding CPBP family intramembrane metalloprotease: MGVTAVVLMIVSKLWLRFGSVQLLPLSWNPEQAALGVALSLGITLASSLLYRVWGAYRESAQFYLNLAIAPLAWFDLVWLGLLPGMSEELLFRGVMLPAIGLNPLGLVLSSVLFGILHISGRHQWAYTTWATIVGLLLGLSAILTGNLLVPIIAHIITNWLSGFLWKWRYAHQQS; encoded by the coding sequence ATGGGAGTAACCGCCGTCGTTCTGATGATTGTCTCCAAACTCTGGCTACGGTTTGGCAGCGTGCAACTTTTACCCCTGTCTTGGAACCCAGAACAAGCGGCCTTAGGCGTCGCCTTAAGTCTAGGAATTACCCTCGCCAGTTCGCTTCTCTATCGCGTCTGGGGGGCCTATCGAGAAAGTGCGCAATTTTATCTCAACTTAGCTATTGCCCCTCTGGCTTGGTTTGACTTAGTCTGGCTGGGCCTACTTCCAGGAATGAGTGAAGAACTGCTGTTTCGGGGGGTGATGTTACCGGCGATCGGCTTAAATCCTCTCGGCTTAGTACTCTCCAGTGTATTATTTGGCATTCTCCATATCAGTGGTCGTCATCAATGGGCCTACACCACTTGGGCCACCATTGTCGGTCTACTTCTTGGCTTAAGTGCCATTCTCACTGGAAATCTTCTGGTTCCCATCATTGCTCATATTATTACCAACTGGCTCTCAGGCTTTCTCTGGAAATGGCGTTATGCCCATCAGCAAAGTTGA